One Paraburkholderia sp. PREW-6R genomic region harbors:
- a CDS encoding CoA-transferase yields the protein MHLGTAAQAARLIGDGDTVLITGSGSGMAVPEALLAAIERRFKEEGAPRKITAIHPVGLGNRGNELGASHFAHEGLLKRVVCGTIVDAPPIAKLAMANRIEAYTLPQGVLSQLIREIAGGRPGLTTHVGLNTFVDPRHQGGKQSSIATEDLVELVERDGREWLFYKSFKPDVALLRGTTADEDGNISHEHEAIFGEMLSMAQAVRRCGGVVIVQVKRLAKRGTLPAKSVKIPGNLVDFVVVEPNQMQTYQTFYDPSFAGELKTPLTTFPELPLDERGVIARRAALELRRGAVCNIGSGVCTGIGLVAAREDVLDLVTLTNEQGLTGGAPANGLDAGAARNYAAIVDQPYQFDFYDGGGIDIAFLSCVEIDRTGNVNITRFADRLVGVGGFINISQNAKKMVFGGSFTAGGLTVAVENGALKIVEEGRHSKFVESLAQISFSSKNAREAGQTVLYVTERAVFSLLRDGLTLIEIAPGIDLQKDVLDRIPFGIDVAPDLKTMPAEVFSNGSLGLQARLKSEPLPMHPKVKALLNDQ from the coding sequence ATGCATCTGGGTACGGCAGCTCAGGCCGCTCGACTGATTGGCGATGGCGACACGGTATTGATCACGGGCTCCGGCTCCGGCATGGCGGTGCCCGAGGCCCTACTCGCTGCAATCGAGCGGCGCTTCAAGGAAGAAGGAGCACCGCGCAAAATCACGGCGATTCATCCGGTCGGTCTCGGAAATCGTGGTAACGAGCTGGGTGCGAGCCACTTTGCACATGAGGGGCTGCTCAAGCGCGTGGTTTGCGGGACGATCGTCGACGCACCGCCGATCGCGAAACTGGCCATGGCCAATCGCATCGAGGCGTACACGTTGCCGCAGGGCGTGCTCTCGCAACTCATCCGCGAAATTGCGGGCGGGCGGCCGGGTCTGACGACCCATGTCGGATTGAACACCTTCGTCGACCCGCGTCATCAGGGCGGCAAACAGAGTTCGATTGCAACTGAAGACCTGGTCGAACTGGTCGAACGTGACGGGCGCGAGTGGCTGTTCTACAAGTCGTTCAAACCGGATGTGGCGTTGTTGCGCGGCACGACTGCTGACGAGGACGGCAATATCTCGCACGAGCACGAAGCAATTTTTGGTGAAATGCTGTCGATGGCCCAGGCCGTGCGGCGCTGCGGCGGCGTGGTGATCGTCCAGGTCAAGCGGCTTGCAAAGCGTGGCACGCTGCCCGCGAAAAGCGTCAAGATTCCCGGCAATCTGGTGGATTTCGTCGTTGTGGAACCGAACCAGATGCAGACCTACCAGACTTTTTACGACCCCTCGTTTGCCGGTGAACTGAAGACGCCGCTCACGACGTTTCCTGAGTTGCCGCTTGACGAACGCGGCGTGATCGCACGGCGCGCTGCGCTGGAGTTGAGGCGCGGCGCGGTCTGCAATATCGGCTCAGGCGTATGTACGGGTATCGGTCTGGTTGCCGCGCGGGAAGATGTTCTGGATCTCGTCACCCTGACCAATGAGCAAGGTCTGACCGGTGGCGCGCCTGCCAATGGACTCGATGCAGGCGCGGCGCGCAACTATGCAGCCATCGTCGACCAGCCCTATCAATTCGACTTCTATGACGGCGGTGGGATCGACATCGCGTTCCTCTCCTGCGTCGAAATCGACCGTACTGGTAACGTCAATATCACGCGCTTCGCCGATCGCCTGGTCGGCGTCGGCGGCTTCATCAACATTAGCCAGAACGCCAAGAAGATGGTGTTCGGCGGCTCGTTCACCGCAGGCGGTCTGACGGTTGCGGTCGAGAACGGCGCATTGAAGATTGTCGAGGAAGGGCGTCATTCGAAGTTCGTCGAATCGCTCGCGCAGATATCGTTCAGCTCGAAAAATGCACGCGAAGCGGGGCAGACCGTCCTCTATGTCACGGAGCGGGCCGTCTTTTCGCTCCTGCGCGATGGCTTGACGCTGATTGAGATTGCACCCGGCATCGATCTGCAAAAGGATGTACTCGACCGTATTCCATTCGGGATCGACGTGGCGCCCGATCTGAAAACAATGCCCGCCGAAGTCTTTTCCAATGGATCGCTCGGTTTGCAGGCGCGACTCAAAAGCGAGCCATTGCCGATGCATCCCAAAGTCAAAGCGCTGCTGAACGACCAATAG
- a CDS encoding MFS transporter, producing the protein MNQPATAHAKRRWYQEINRAQWLTLAGAWCLWALDAVDFLLITFVLIDIAKSFDVTLHTASLLILATFGVRWLGGMLFGNLSDRIGRKIPMLIALVWFTAGAAFTGLAWSFAAVFVFRLLLGFGMAPILTLGSTMIAEVWPEKYRAIGIGILDTGWGFGSVLAATLYGLIYPHFGWRPLFFAGIIPGVLVGLYIWRFVPESPVWLKAREKGLVSKRKSPAATLFREHLKLVLVLSLVQFLLQFGSWPLQGLLATYLRELHMPPASVSMITSAGAIGQICGFFCSGFIAERIGRKNAIALMLAIGCCCVFALVNLAPVSIALGCTFAFLSGFWIVGASGIYPTILAENLPSNVRATGVGLMYNIGVIGGGIAPFIVLASLDYFKVALPRGMFFYTLLGDVLGVLIIFLATRETRGIPIEHAGAQDDGLAQSQQEGIRRDAW; encoded by the coding sequence GTGAACCAACCGGCAACGGCGCACGCAAAGCGGCGCTGGTATCAGGAAATCAATCGCGCGCAATGGCTGACGCTCGCAGGAGCGTGGTGCCTTTGGGCACTCGACGCCGTTGACTTTCTGTTGATCACCTTCGTGTTGATCGACATTGCAAAAAGCTTCGATGTGACGCTGCACACGGCTTCGCTGCTGATTCTCGCGACCTTCGGCGTGCGCTGGCTTGGCGGCATGCTGTTCGGCAATTTGAGCGATCGCATCGGCCGCAAGATACCCATGCTGATTGCGCTGGTGTGGTTCACCGCGGGTGCTGCGTTCACCGGCCTTGCGTGGAGTTTCGCGGCGGTGTTTGTATTCCGGCTGTTGCTCGGTTTCGGCATGGCTCCGATCCTGACGCTCGGTTCGACGATGATCGCCGAAGTATGGCCGGAGAAATACCGCGCGATCGGAATCGGCATTCTCGACACCGGCTGGGGTTTTGGCAGCGTGCTCGCGGCAACGCTTTACGGTTTGATCTATCCGCACTTCGGCTGGCGCCCGCTGTTTTTCGCGGGGATCATTCCCGGCGTGCTCGTGGGACTGTATATCTGGCGTTTCGTGCCCGAATCTCCGGTGTGGCTGAAGGCGCGCGAGAAAGGTCTTGTGTCGAAGCGCAAATCGCCGGCCGCCACGCTGTTTCGCGAGCATCTGAAACTCGTGCTCGTGCTGAGTCTCGTGCAATTCCTGCTGCAATTCGGCTCGTGGCCACTGCAGGGTCTGCTTGCGACTTATCTGCGCGAATTGCATATGCCGCCGGCGTCGGTGAGCATGATTACCAGCGCGGGTGCGATCGGGCAGATCTGCGGGTTCTTCTGCTCGGGCTTCATCGCTGAGCGCATTGGCCGCAAGAACGCCATTGCACTGATGCTCGCGATCGGCTGCTGTTGCGTATTCGCACTCGTCAATCTCGCGCCGGTCTCGATCGCGCTCGGCTGCACGTTCGCTTTCCTGTCGGGCTTCTGGATCGTCGGTGCATCCGGTATCTATCCGACGATCCTCGCCGAGAATCTGCCGTCCAACGTGCGCGCAACCGGCGTCGGACTCATGTACAACATCGGCGTGATCGGCGGCGGCATCGCGCCATTCATCGTGCTGGCTTCGCTGGACTATTTCAAAGTGGCATTGCCGAGAGGGATGTTCTTCTACACGCTGCTCGGCGACGTGCTCGGCGTACTGATTATCTTTCTGGCCACGCGCGAAACGCGCGGCATCCCGATCGAACATGCGGGCGCGCAGGACGACGGGCTTGCGCAATCACAACAGGAGGGCATTCGCCGTGATGCTTGGTAA
- a CDS encoding fumarylacetoacetate hydrolase family protein, which yields MKLFRFGPVGAEKPGVVDRNGTHRDLSSVIADINPATIAAGLESKLARLDLTTLPEVPDGTRFGPCIAQPGNFLAIGLNYVEHAKETNAPLPQEPILFNKAPSCIVGPDDDIVLPRGSEKTDWEVELAFVIGKRAHYVSEADALSYVLGYCVCNDVSERAFQLERGGQWMKGKCAPSFGPIGPYLVTAEEIPDPQKLPLWLEVNGERVQNSDTSDMIFSIRTIVSYVSQFVVLMPGDLITTGTPPGVGLGMKPERYLKRGDTVRLSVEGLGTQTQRVA from the coding sequence ATGAAACTCTTTCGCTTTGGTCCCGTGGGTGCAGAAAAGCCGGGTGTCGTCGACAGGAACGGTACGCATCGTGATCTGTCTTCCGTGATCGCCGATATCAACCCCGCGACGATCGCTGCAGGCCTCGAAAGCAAACTCGCGCGCCTCGATCTGACCACGCTGCCAGAAGTACCGGATGGCACACGTTTCGGCCCGTGCATTGCGCAGCCCGGCAACTTTCTGGCGATCGGTCTGAACTACGTCGAGCATGCAAAAGAGACTAACGCGCCGCTGCCGCAGGAACCGATTCTGTTCAATAAGGCGCCGAGCTGTATCGTGGGTCCGGACGACGATATCGTCTTGCCGCGTGGCTCGGAAAAGACCGATTGGGAAGTGGAGCTTGCGTTTGTGATCGGCAAACGCGCCCATTACGTCAGCGAGGCCGACGCGCTGTCGTACGTGCTCGGCTATTGCGTGTGCAACGACGTTTCGGAGCGCGCATTCCAGCTGGAACGCGGTGGCCAGTGGATGAAAGGAAAATGTGCGCCATCGTTCGGTCCGATCGGTCCGTATCTCGTCACCGCCGAAGAAATCCCCGATCCGCAGAAACTGCCGCTCTGGCTTGAGGTGAATGGAGAGCGCGTGCAGAACAGCGACACGAGCGACATGATTTTTTCGATCCGCACCATCGTGTCGTACGTGAGCCAATTCGTCGTGTTGATGCCGGGCGATCTCATTACCACGGGCACGCCGCCGGGAGTTGGCCTCGGCATGAAACCGGAGCGCTATCTGAAGCGTGGGGACACGGTTCGCCTGAGCGTCGAAGGACTGGGCACGCAGACCCAGCGTGTCGCATGA
- a CDS encoding shikimate dehydrogenase, protein MNTASSVQVSGATALYVIVGDPVSQVRSPQIVNALFAQAQIDALLVPMHVSRDRFAETMRALMAIGNLRGIVITVPFKVDAMSFVSHVLPGAQAAGALNAMRRLPDNGWEGDMFDGAGLVRALDDAGHPPAGKRVLLVGAGGAGRAIAIALAQSGVREIALSDLDGPRVRQVVEAVSNAAPACVCRASEPTFDGHDLVVNATPLGMKPDDALPIDIAGMNAQHVLFDIVPKPDVTALMRAAQSQGVTTIGGKRMIEGQARALAGFFGHRV, encoded by the coding sequence ATGAATACGGCATCCTCCGTTCAGGTGAGCGGCGCGACGGCGCTGTACGTTATCGTTGGCGATCCGGTTTCGCAGGTGCGTTCGCCGCAGATAGTGAATGCGTTGTTCGCGCAGGCGCAGATCGACGCGCTGCTGGTACCGATGCACGTTTCACGCGACCGCTTTGCCGAGACGATGCGCGCGCTGATGGCAATCGGTAATCTGCGCGGTATCGTGATCACGGTGCCGTTCAAGGTCGATGCGATGTCGTTCGTCAGCCATGTATTGCCTGGCGCGCAAGCGGCGGGCGCGTTGAATGCGATGCGCCGCCTGCCGGATAACGGATGGGAAGGCGACATGTTCGACGGCGCCGGTCTCGTGCGCGCGCTCGACGATGCCGGTCATCCGCCGGCCGGCAAGCGTGTGCTGCTGGTCGGCGCGGGCGGCGCCGGACGCGCGATCGCAATCGCACTTGCGCAAAGCGGTGTGCGCGAGATAGCGTTGAGCGATCTGGACGGCCCACGCGTCCGGCAGGTCGTCGAGGCGGTGTCCAACGCAGCGCCCGCGTGCGTATGTCGAGCGTCCGAACCGACGTTCGACGGCCATGACCTCGTCGTCAACGCGACGCCGCTCGGGATGAAGCCCGACGACGCATTACCCATCGACATCGCCGGCATGAACGCGCAGCATGTGCTTTTCGACATTGTGCCGAAACCCGACGTGACGGCGCTCATGCGCGCCGCGCAATCACAAGGCGTGACGACGATTGGCGGCAAGCGCATGATTGAAGGGCAGGCTCGCGCGCTGGCCGGATTCTTTGGGCATCGTGTATGA
- a CDS encoding IclR family transcriptional regulator, whose product MSVALERGMAILELLSTDRNGMQLSRLSEALDIPVSATHRLLTSLIDMGYVHQTREMGQYCLSLKSVSLGIRFVSKNNLIDLARPLMDELASVSGELSRLGLIDGERLVWVSKSLGTRVGLRYDPDNGAEAPLFCSASGLVWLATMSDEEALARVMKTGFGRDEDHGPNAPRTPEEFLKQLRRARANGYATVTNSVEAATSAMAALIRGNDDEPIGVLTIAGPMFRLTAKRMQELAPLLMRATAALSEVNAPTFAMPPAHLHG is encoded by the coding sequence ATGAGCGTCGCGTTAGAACGTGGCATGGCCATCCTTGAGTTGCTGTCGACCGACCGCAATGGCATGCAGTTGAGCCGGCTTTCAGAAGCACTGGATATTCCGGTCAGCGCCACGCACCGGTTGCTGACCAGCCTGATCGACATGGGTTATGTGCATCAGACACGGGAGATGGGGCAGTATTGCCTGTCACTGAAGTCGGTGTCGCTCGGCATCCGTTTCGTGTCGAAGAACAATCTGATCGACCTCGCGCGCCCGCTGATGGACGAGCTCGCGAGCGTTTCGGGTGAACTGTCGCGCCTCGGTCTGATCGACGGCGAGCGACTGGTGTGGGTGTCCAAGTCGCTGGGCACGCGGGTGGGTCTGCGCTACGACCCTGACAACGGCGCGGAAGCCCCGCTGTTCTGCTCGGCGTCCGGGCTGGTCTGGCTGGCGACGATGAGCGACGAAGAAGCCCTCGCGCGAGTGATGAAAACCGGTTTTGGCCGGGACGAGGATCATGGCCCGAACGCACCGCGTACGCCGGAGGAATTTCTGAAACAGTTGCGCCGTGCACGTGCGAACGGCTACGCAACGGTGACCAACAGTGTCGAGGCGGCCACTTCAGCGATGGCCGCATTGATCCGTGGTAACGACGACGAGCCGATCGGCGTGCTCACGATTGCCGGGCCGATGTTCCGCTTGACCGCGAAGCGCATGCAGGAACTCGCGCCGTTGCTGATGCGTGCAACGGCGGCATTGTCGGAAGTCAATGCCCCCACGTTCGCCATGCCGCCGGCGCATCTGCACGGGTGA
- a CDS encoding MaoC/PaaZ C-terminal domain-containing protein, with translation MSDPVASDTRRLLKPGLYGLNDIETGDYYLTAGVTVTETHVVNFAGVSGDHYDIHVDDVAAQEAGFPGRIAHGLLGLSLADGLKTRCPVLLKGLATLGWNWSFRAPLMIGDRIHVDIEVIGKRLTRRPDRGIATLRLKVLNQRGDVVQEGETLMMMPTTLA, from the coding sequence ATGAGCGACCCTGTCGCCAGTGACACGCGGCGTCTGCTGAAGCCAGGCCTTTACGGGTTGAACGACATCGAGACCGGCGATTACTACCTCACCGCCGGCGTCACCGTGACCGAAACGCATGTCGTTAATTTCGCGGGCGTCTCGGGCGACCACTACGACATTCACGTCGACGACGTCGCCGCCCAGGAGGCCGGCTTTCCTGGGCGCATCGCGCACGGCCTGCTCGGTTTGTCGCTTGCCGACGGACTGAAGACGCGTTGCCCGGTGCTGCTCAAAGGGCTCGCGACACTGGGCTGGAACTGGTCGTTTCGCGCGCCGTTGATGATCGGCGATCGCATTCATGTCGATATCGAGGTCATCGGCAAGCGTCTGACCCGGCGGCCCGATCGGGGGATCGCGACGTTGCGCCTGAAGGTGCTGAACCAGCGCGGCGATGTCGTGCAGGAAGGCGAGACGCTGATGATGATGCCGACTACGCTCGCGTGA
- a CDS encoding sugar phosphate isomerase/epimerase family protein: MRDFSYSLEHFALNTATLRQWPLERIIESCARRGIRAITPWHADVERVGVAQTKRLLREAQIELCGYCRGGLFPVAQASERDAVFVRNRRVLDAARELDAPCVVLVVGGLPGAMEGEPQSRDLAGAREQVKDGIARILDYAKSLRMPLAIEPLHPMYAADRACVNTLEHALDLCDEIDPSMQGDLGVAVDCYHVWWDPKVDAQIARAGKQRLLGFHVCDWLVPTRDMLNDRGMMGDGVIDIARLRGQVELAGFDGFIEVEIFSSDNWWKRDGDDVLDTCVARYRTVV, encoded by the coding sequence ATGCGCGATTTTTCATACAGTCTCGAACACTTTGCCCTCAATACCGCGACGCTCAGGCAATGGCCGCTGGAGCGCATCATCGAAAGCTGCGCGCGTCGCGGTATTCGCGCGATAACACCGTGGCATGCCGACGTGGAGCGCGTTGGTGTGGCACAAACGAAACGCCTGCTGCGCGAGGCGCAGATCGAGTTGTGCGGTTATTGCCGCGGCGGTCTGTTTCCGGTCGCGCAGGCCAGCGAGCGTGATGCGGTTTTCGTGCGTAACCGGCGCGTACTCGACGCCGCGCGCGAACTGGATGCGCCGTGCGTGGTCCTCGTCGTGGGCGGCTTGCCGGGAGCGATGGAGGGCGAACCGCAAAGCCGCGATCTGGCCGGCGCGCGCGAGCAGGTGAAGGACGGCATTGCACGCATACTCGACTACGCGAAGTCGCTTCGCATGCCGCTCGCGATCGAGCCGCTGCATCCCATGTACGCTGCCGATCGCGCCTGTGTGAATACGCTCGAACATGCGCTCGATCTCTGCGACGAAATCGACCCGTCGATGCAAGGCGATCTTGGCGTCGCGGTGGATTGTTATCACGTGTGGTGGGACCCGAAAGTCGACGCGCAGATTGCGCGTGCCGGTAAGCAACGGCTGCTTGGCTTTCACGTTTGCGACTGGCTCGTGCCGACTCGCGACATGCTCAATGATCGCGGCATGATGGGCGACGGCGTGATCGACATTGCGCGGTTGCGCGGTCAGGTTGAACTGGCGGGCTTCGACGGGTTTATCGAAGTCGAAATTTTTTCGAGCGACAACTGGTGGAAGCGCGACGGTGACGACGTGCTGGACACCTGTGTCGCACGTTATCGAACTGTGGTGTAA
- a CDS encoding MaoC/PaaZ C-terminal domain-containing protein, which yields MEQSGLDFVEVGQRYTFGKTVSETDVMLFAGITGDFSPTHVNEQYAREKSNLGGRIAHGALMVGYMSTASTLSIEHVIHKDNLSDFPVSSGYDKLRFLKPVALGDTITVVYEVIRIDREKGRSIAKNEVFNQRGELVAVGEHVMRWAKKLKGD from the coding sequence ATGGAGCAGTCAGGGCTCGATTTCGTGGAAGTCGGTCAACGCTATACCTTCGGCAAGACCGTGTCGGAAACCGATGTGATGCTGTTTGCCGGCATAACGGGCGATTTCAGCCCGACCCATGTCAACGAACAGTACGCGCGCGAAAAGTCCAATCTCGGCGGACGCATCGCGCATGGCGCACTCATGGTGGGCTATATGTCGACTGCGTCTACGCTGTCTATCGAACACGTGATTCACAAGGACAATCTCAGCGATTTCCCTGTCTCGTCGGGCTACGACAAGCTGCGTTTTCTGAAACCGGTTGCGCTCGGCGATACGATCACCGTCGTTTATGAGGTGATCAGAATCGACAGGGAAAAAGGCCGCAGCATCGCGAAGAACGAAGTCTTCAACCAGCGCGGGGAACTCGTCGCAGTCGGCGAACACGTTATGCGCTGGGCGAAGAAACTGAAGGGCGACTGA
- a CDS encoding CoA-transferase, with product MQIITAEEAASLVRDGDTVLISGSGGGHAVPDALVAAVGNRFRREGAPRGITSMSIVGVGDREDLGASHLAQEGLLRRAITSALVDSPGLVALAAEDKIEAYTLPQGVMSQLMREMAAGRPGLITKTGLHTFVDPRQQGARQSPRTPADFVEVIELDGEEYLRFKPLPLNVTFIRGTTADEDGNVTMEEEAVLGEMLAMAQATRRAGGVVVAQVKRVARRETLPPKQVKVPGILVDFVVVVPDQPQTYATSYDPSYAGELRVPLSEIKPLPFGPRKVIVRRAALELYPGAVCNLGAGVSTGLSTIAAEEGLLDAVVLTNEQGIIGGAPLTGRDSGGGQNFAAMIEQPSQFDFYDGGGLDLAFLSFAEVDAQGNVNISRFGDKIIGVGGFINISQNAKCVIFSGTLTAGGLDVGWEGGRTVIRSEGRHRKFVETIEQICYSAAFARERGQTALYLTERAVFRLGDQGLELIEIAPGVDVERDVIGQMAFRPHVAKDLKTMDARLFDPQPLHIRDEIAARGRRYRSERVAQWYATRSVGA from the coding sequence ATGCAGATCATCACGGCAGAAGAAGCCGCCTCGCTCGTGAGAGACGGCGACACGGTACTCATTAGCGGATCGGGGGGCGGCCATGCCGTGCCCGACGCGCTGGTAGCGGCAGTCGGGAACCGCTTCAGACGCGAAGGTGCGCCGCGCGGCATCACTTCGATGAGCATCGTCGGAGTTGGCGATCGCGAGGACCTGGGTGCGAGCCACCTCGCACAGGAAGGGTTGCTGCGGCGCGCGATTACAAGTGCGCTGGTCGATTCACCCGGTCTCGTGGCACTCGCGGCAGAGGACAAGATCGAGGCCTATACGCTGCCGCAAGGCGTGATGTCGCAACTGATGCGCGAGATGGCTGCAGGGCGCCCCGGCCTGATTACGAAAACGGGCCTGCATACCTTTGTCGATCCGCGGCAGCAGGGTGCGCGGCAAAGTCCGCGTACGCCGGCTGATTTTGTCGAGGTGATAGAACTCGACGGCGAGGAATATCTGCGGTTCAAGCCGCTGCCGTTGAACGTGACCTTCATTCGCGGCACGACCGCCGACGAAGACGGCAACGTGACGATGGAAGAGGAAGCCGTGCTGGGTGAGATGCTGGCTATGGCGCAGGCCACGCGCCGCGCGGGTGGCGTCGTGGTTGCGCAGGTCAAGCGCGTCGCGCGGCGTGAGACCTTGCCGCCCAAGCAGGTGAAGGTGCCGGGCATTCTGGTCGACTTCGTCGTGGTTGTGCCGGATCAGCCGCAGACTTACGCGACATCGTACGATCCCAGCTACGCGGGTGAATTGCGCGTGCCGTTATCGGAGATCAAGCCGTTGCCGTTCGGCCCGCGCAAGGTGATCGTGCGGCGCGCGGCGCTCGAACTCTACCCCGGCGCGGTGTGTAATCTTGGCGCGGGCGTCTCGACCGGGTTGTCGACGATTGCTGCTGAAGAAGGTTTGCTCGACGCGGTCGTGCTGACGAATGAGCAGGGTATTATCGGCGGCGCGCCGTTGACCGGCCGGGATTCGGGCGGTGGCCAGAATTTCGCCGCGATGATCGAGCAGCCGTCGCAATTCGACTTCTATGATGGTGGCGGACTCGACCTCGCGTTTCTGTCGTTCGCGGAAGTCGACGCGCAAGGCAATGTCAACATCAGCCGTTTCGGCGACAAGATCATCGGGGTCGGCGGCTTCATCAACATCAGTCAGAACGCGAAGTGCGTGATATTCAGCGGCACGCTGACGGCAGGCGGCCTCGACGTCGGTTGGGAAGGTGGACGGACCGTGATCCGCAGTGAAGGGCGGCACCGGAAATTCGTCGAAACGATCGAGCAGATCTGTTATAGCGCGGCGTTCGCGCGCGAGCGCGGGCAGACTGCGTTGTATCTGACTGAGCGTGCCGTATTCCGGCTCGGCGACCAAGGCCTCGAGTTGATTGAAATTGCACCGGGTGTCGATGTGGAGCGCGACGTGATCGGGCAGATGGCGTTTCGCCCACACGTCGCAAAGGATCTGAAAACGATGGATGCGCGTCTGTTCGATCCGCAGCCGCTTCATATTCGCGATGAAATCGCGGCGCGCGGGCGCCGCTATCGTTCGGAACGTGTTGCACAGTGGTATGCCACGCGCAGCGTAGGCGCGTGA
- a CDS encoding AraC family transcriptional regulator produces the protein MIYDASFKILLCSFRILMDPLSEIIRQSRPRSVYVGATDVGGDIGIRFPAHEGAYLYYLESGECWLKVDGEAEAVCLRAGDCVVLPRGRPFQLTSDLDLPPIDAAVVFDGRSNGSVAAYNGGGRCLMFAAHFEFEAGFALFLLSVLDPVVRVHDPAAKAALRQAIGQMIDELQSGQPGNEVVVDHLAHIALVKILRFHLSEFSNVRAGWLYALADPRMGVAISVMHNDPSRRWTVASLASASAMSRTAFAIRFRTTVGKAPMDYLSHVRMLMAARRLAEPGIRVSKVAQDLGYESESSFSAAFKRVMGLPPKRYADSVRSGDSGERRER, from the coding sequence TTGATCTATGATGCTTCCTTCAAAATTCTTCTCTGTTCGTTCAGAATATTGATGGATCCGCTTTCAGAAATCATTCGACAGTCCAGACCGCGCAGCGTCTACGTCGGCGCGACGGACGTGGGCGGAGACATCGGCATCCGGTTTCCGGCCCACGAAGGTGCCTACCTCTACTACTTGGAGTCTGGGGAGTGCTGGCTGAAGGTCGACGGGGAAGCCGAAGCCGTTTGCCTGCGCGCGGGCGACTGCGTCGTGCTCCCGCGCGGCCGCCCATTCCAGCTGACCAGCGACCTCGATCTGCCGCCCATAGATGCTGCAGTGGTCTTCGATGGCAGGTCGAACGGGTCAGTCGCAGCCTATAACGGCGGCGGTCGGTGCCTGATGTTTGCCGCCCACTTCGAATTCGAGGCGGGGTTCGCGCTTTTTCTTCTCAGCGTTCTGGACCCCGTCGTGCGTGTACACGATCCCGCCGCGAAGGCGGCGCTTCGACAGGCAATCGGGCAGATGATTGACGAGCTTCAATCGGGTCAACCGGGCAATGAAGTTGTCGTCGATCATCTGGCACACATCGCGCTCGTCAAGATCTTGCGGTTTCACCTGTCCGAGTTTTCCAATGTGCGAGCCGGCTGGTTGTATGCGTTAGCCGATCCGAGGATGGGCGTCGCGATCTCTGTCATGCACAACGATCCATCCCGGCGATGGACCGTGGCTTCCCTGGCAAGCGCCAGTGCCATGTCCCGCACCGCGTTCGCGATACGTTTCAGGACCACGGTAGGCAAGGCGCCCATGGATTACCTGTCTCATGTGCGCATGCTGATGGCTGCGAGGAGGCTCGCCGAACCCGGAATACGGGTGTCGAAAGTGGCGCAAGACCTCGGCTACGAGTCGGAAAGCTCTTTTAGCGCGGCGTTCAAACGGGTGATGGGGCTGCCGCCAAAGCGCTATGCAGACAGCGTCAGAAGCGGAGACAGCGGTGAAAGGCGTGAACGCTGA